The following DNA comes from Candidatus Latescibacterota bacterium.
TGCACGTCATCGATAAAGCGAAACAGGCGATGATAGAAGTCGGCATCAAACCCCTCATGACGCCGATAAGGGGCGGCACGGACGGTGCAAGGCTATCGTACATGGGGCTTCCAACGCCGAACCTTTTCACGGGCGGGCATAATTACCATGGAAGATTCGAATATATCCCGGTAGAATCGATGAAGAAAGCTGTAGAGTTGATACTGGGGATCATCTCCCAATACACCTCATAGTCGATCTGTCGCGAATTGAACGAAGGTAAACATGAAAAAGCCGGCGGCTGAAAGGCCTCCGGCTTTTTCGATTCAATTGTACTTTATTGCTCAAGGTCCCTCATAACGAGTTTTCCCTCATGATCGATGACTATCTCACTACTGCCATCAACATTCTTCAAGACCGCCTCAAACTGATTCGCTGTTGCCTCCACCACAGGAGGCCAGACGTAACCATAGATATCCTGCTCCTCGATTCCAAGGTCCTCGAACCTGTCCGAGTATCTCCCGTACTGGATGAAATGAGTCTTCTCGGCGTAGTAGACTTTCCTCAACACCCACCTCGCCGCCTCGACAGGAGCCGGGTTGAACGAGTCCGCGCCAAATGACTTCATTACATTCGTGAACATGACCAGTCCCCACATCTCTGGATAATGCATGTTGATGATTCCCTGCGGTGACCAGACCCAGTTGTTTTCTGCCATCGGCCTGCCGGTCTCCGGATCCGTTTTCTTCACATACCTGCCGTCCACAACATTCATTTCCCATTCCACGCGTGACATGTTGACATGCCAGATATCTCCTTCTTCGGGAGGAGCGCCCCCGGCTGCACATTCTCCAAGCGTCTTCCATGGAATGGCGATCTCTACACTCCATCCCTTATCGGAATCACCGGGATTGTTGATAGTACCATCGACATGGACCGCAGTCTTGAGTCCATGAATATCCCAGGAATCGACGGCAGGCCCCCCGTCCCTGTAGGGCTTCACCAGGAGCAGGTCCCACTCCGTACCGAACGCGTTTATCTCGAGTTCGTAGTATTCATGAGTGTCGCCATCGGGATCGATGAACACTTCAAAATCATTATCGTGAAAAATGGTTTCATCCCGTCCAGTGATCGTTGCCCAAACGTGTGGTTCTCTCATCTCCACCCCGATGTAGAAATAGTTCTTGTCCCAGAGCATCCTGGCCCGGGTACGCAA
Coding sequences within:
- a CDS encoding M20/M25/M40 family metallo-hydrolase, giving the protein MDKFKAKKALMEKIAGFLNEKHGENTVELILEDQYYNMREKIEPVMHVIDKAKQAMIEVGIKPLMTPIRGGTDGARLSYMGLPTPNLFTGGHNYHGRFEYIPVESMKKAVELILGIISQYTS
- a CDS encoding carbohydrate-binding family 9-like protein produces the protein MTGYRVTAIVLIAAVLIIAGCGDGTRGQRYEKISDGTFPVPSIELEPKRYLCRRTAEPIIIDGRLDDASWNMKWVEWTNSFTDIEGPGKDEPRLRTRARMLWDKNYFYIGVEMREPHVWATITGRDETIFHDNDFEVFIDPDGDTHEYYELEINAFGTEWDLLLVKPYRDGGPAVDSWDIHGLKTAVHVDGTINNPGDSDKGWSVEIAIPWKTLGECAAGGAPPEEGDIWHVNMSRVEWEMNVVDGRYVKKTDPETGRPMAENNWVWSPQGIINMHYPEMWGLVMFTNVMKSFGADSFNPAPVEAARWVLRKVYYAEKTHFIQYGRYSDRFEDLGIEEQDIYGYVWPPVVEATANQFEAVLKNVDGSSEIVIDHEGKLVMRDLEQ